A single window of bacterium DNA harbors:
- a CDS encoding LptE family protein has product MFNEFFAMVKKLLLLSLIFGLSSCAHTPIRTLPEHITSISIPIFTNQTFQYGLEEIITNMVIEEFIRDGRLNVVDKKLAQAELKGEINHFERIPFSYDKEGNIAKYKITIEVSFGLTDLTENKPLWDEEWEETILYIPSTSPYEPGDFDITSEQEAIYKALSKIAYYLVSITIKR; this is encoded by the coding sequence ATGTTTAACGAATTTTTCGCTATGGTGAAAAAATTACTCTTACTCTCGCTTATTTTTGGTCTCAGTAGCTGTGCTCATACCCCAATACGGACTCTACCAGAACATATTACTTCTATTTCTATCCCTATCTTTACTAATCAAACATTTCAATATGGGTTAGAAGAGATTATCACGAATATGGTCATAGAGGAATTTATCCGTGATGGTAGATTAAATGTTGTGGATAAAAAATTGGCTCAGGCTGAATTAAAAGGGGAAATTAACCACTTCGAGAGAATCCCTTTTTCCTACGACAAAGAAGGTAATATTGCTAAATACAAGATAACTATTGAGGTAAGTTTTGGACTTACGGACTTAACTGAGAATAAACCTTTGTGGGATGAAGAATGGGAGGAAACAATATTGTATATTCCGTCCACTTCACCTTATGAACCAGGGGATTTTGACATTACCTCTGAACAGGAGGCAATTTATAAAGCCCTTTCAAAAATCGCATATTATCTCGTGAGCATAACAATTAAAAGATAA